From Aquabacter sp. L1I39, the proteins below share one genomic window:
- a CDS encoding pirin family protein, protein MSWMPSVDPIAGDAPSCDALDLVIVPRVRDLGDGFSVRRALPHGKRQMVGPFIFFDQMGPVQFVAGQGLDVRPHPHIGLATVTYLFDGRVMHRDSEGNALEITPGAMNLMTAGRGIAHSERTPGDARAKAGTMYGIQSWIALPADKEEVDPSFQHFSAADLPVVADKGVTARVIAGSAFGVRAPVGMLSDWLYAEVMLAAGARAPLDPDTEERAIYVVEGEVEIAGDVFEGPSLLIFRPGDAITVTARRPSRMMFLGGTALEGPRHLWWNFVSSRRERIEEAKEAWKAGRFPQVPGEEEFIPLPE, encoded by the coding sequence ATGAGCTGGATGCCTTCCGTCGACCCCATCGCGGGCGATGCCCCAAGCTGCGATGCCCTCGACCTCGTCATCGTGCCCCGGGTGCGGGATCTGGGCGACGGCTTCTCCGTCCGCCGCGCTCTGCCCCACGGCAAGCGGCAGATGGTCGGCCCCTTCATCTTCTTCGACCAGATGGGCCCGGTGCAGTTCGTGGCCGGCCAGGGGCTCGATGTGCGGCCCCATCCCCATATCGGCTTGGCCACCGTCACCTACCTCTTCGACGGCCGGGTGATGCACCGCGACAGCGAGGGCAATGCGCTGGAAATCACCCCCGGCGCCATGAACCTCATGACCGCCGGGCGCGGCATCGCCCATTCCGAGCGCACGCCGGGCGATGCCCGCGCCAAGGCCGGCACCATGTATGGCATCCAGAGCTGGATCGCCCTGCCCGCCGACAAGGAGGAGGTGGACCCCTCCTTCCAGCATTTCTCCGCCGCCGATTTGCCCGTGGTGGCGGACAAGGGCGTCACCGCCCGCGTCATCGCCGGCTCCGCCTTCGGGGTCCGCGCCCCGGTGGGCATGCTCTCCGACTGGCTCTATGCGGAGGTGATGCTGGCGGCGGGCGCCCGCGCCCCGCTCGATCCCGACACGGAGGAGCGCGCCATCTATGTGGTGGAAGGCGAGGTGGAGATTGCCGGCGACGTGTTCGAGGGGCCGAGCCTGCTCATCTTCCGCCCCGGCGATGCCATCACGGTGACCGCCCGCCGGCCGAGCCGGATGATGTTCCTGGGCGGCACGGCGCTGGAAGGCCCGCGGCACCTGTGGTGGAACTTCGTCTCCTCCCGCCGCGAGCGGATCGAGGAAGCGAAAGAGGCCTGGAAGGCCGGCCGCTTCCCGCAGGTGCCGGGAGAAGAGGAGTTCATTCCCCTGCCCGAATAG
- a CDS encoding FAD-dependent oxidoreductase, with protein sequence MTTPISRVAVIGAGTIGASWAAYFLARGLEVTVSDPAPDAKAATGRFIAAAWPTLQALGGGAGIDPQSWRFEADPVKAVEGADFVQENAPERYEVKNALLPKIDAVLPPEVVIASSTSGLLVSRLSEGCRHPERVVIGHPFNPPHLIPLVEVVGGPTASPEAVDAAMAFYKAIGKHPILLNKEVPGHVANRLQAALWREAIHLVDQGVASVADIDAAVSQGPGLRWALMGQHMIFHLGGGQGGLAHFMHHLLPAVETWWDDLGTPKVDEALQRKLVEGVIAEADGRSIADLAAERDALLREILALRARHADAAAQAAAGPRLDEALEETFPASDPVSVTRAKPTEDITGAA encoded by the coding sequence ATGACGACCCCCATAAGCCGCGTCGCCGTCATCGGCGCCGGCACCATCGGCGCCAGCTGGGCCGCCTATTTCCTCGCGCGCGGGCTGGAGGTGACGGTGTCCGACCCGGCGCCCGACGCCAAGGCCGCCACCGGCCGCTTCATCGCGGCGGCCTGGCCGACCCTCCAGGCGCTGGGCGGCGGGGCGGGCATCGATCCGCAGAGCTGGCGGTTCGAGGCGGACCCGGTGAAGGCGGTGGAAGGGGCGGACTTCGTCCAGGAGAACGCCCCCGAGCGCTACGAGGTCAAGAACGCCCTCCTGCCCAAGATCGACGCGGTGCTGCCGCCGGAGGTGGTGATCGCGTCCAGCACGTCCGGCCTGCTGGTGAGCCGCCTCTCCGAAGGCTGCCGCCATCCCGAGCGCGTGGTCATCGGCCATCCCTTCAACCCGCCCCACCTCATCCCGCTGGTGGAAGTGGTCGGCGGCCCCACCGCCAGCCCCGAGGCGGTCGACGCCGCCATGGCCTTCTACAAGGCCATCGGCAAACACCCCATCCTGCTCAACAAGGAAGTGCCCGGCCACGTGGCCAACCGCCTGCAGGCGGCGCTGTGGCGGGAGGCCATCCATCTTGTGGACCAGGGGGTCGCCTCGGTGGCGGACATCGACGCCGCCGTCAGCCAGGGGCCGGGCCTGCGCTGGGCGCTCATGGGCCAGCACATGATCTTCCATCTGGGCGGCGGCCAGGGCGGCCTTGCCCATTTCATGCACCATTTGCTGCCGGCGGTGGAAACCTGGTGGGATGATCTCGGCACGCCGAAGGTGGACGAGGCCCTCCAGCGCAAGCTGGTGGAAGGCGTCATCGCGGAAGCCGACGGCCGCTCCATCGCGGATCTGGCCGCCGAGCGGGACGCTTTGCTGCGCGAGATCCTCGCCTTGCGCGCCCGCCACGCGGACGCCGCCGCCCAGGCGGCCGCGGGCCCCCGTCTCGACGAGGCCCTGGAGGAAACCTTCCCCGCCTCCGATCCGGTCTCCGTCACCCGCGCCAAGCCCACCGAGGACATTACCGGCGCGGCGTAA